A genomic stretch from Oncorhynchus tshawytscha isolate Ot180627B linkage group LG07, Otsh_v2.0, whole genome shotgun sequence includes:
- the LOC112254897 gene encoding transforming protein RhoA: MAAIRKKLVIVGDGACGKTCLLIVFSKDQFPEVYVPTVFENYVADIEVDSKQVELALWDTAGQEDYDRLRPLSYPDTDVILMCFSIDSPDSLENIPEKWTPEVKHFCPNVPIILVGNKKDLRNDEHTRRELAKMKQEPVKPEEGRDMANRISAFGYMECSAKSKDGVREVFEMATRAALQARRGKQRHKCLLL; this comes from the exons ATGGCAGCAATCCGAAAGAAACTGGTCATAGTGGGAGACGGAGCGTGCGGGAAGACCTGTCTGCTCATCGTATTCAGTAAAGACCAGTTCCCAGAGGTCTACGTGCCCACTGTCTTCGAGAACTATGTCGCTGACATTGAGGTCGACAGCAAACAG GTTGAGTTGGCACTATGGGATACAGCAGGCCAGGAGGACTATGATAGGCTCCGTCCCCTCTCTTACCCAGATACTGATGTTATCCTCATGTGCTTCTCCATTGATAGCCCCGACAGTTTGG AAAACATCCCGGAGAAGTGGACTCCAGAAGTCAAACACTTCTGCCCTAACGTTCCCATTATCCTAGTGGGCAACAAAAAGGACCTGCGTAACGACGAGCACACCCGCAGAGAGCTAGCCAAGATGAAGCAG gAGCCTGTGAAGCCAGAGGAGGGGCGTGACATGGCGAACCGGATCAGTGCCTTCGGCTACATGGAGTGCTCCGCAAAGAGCAAGGATGGGGTGAGGGAAGTGTTTGAGATGGCCACGAGGGCGGCGCTACAGGCCCGGCGGGGGAAGCAGAGACATAAATGCCTCCTACTGTAA